In the genome of Microbacterium paraoxydans, the window ACCGAGGTCTGAGTCCGGCGGCTATCGGAACCGCCCTCCCCGGTGATCGGGGAGGGCGGTTCCGCGTGCGGCTGCGCACGCCCGCAGAGGGTGGGACAATGGAGGCATGCCCTCCCACGACACCCACCAGACCGTCGAAGCGACCGTGCGCCGCGTACCGCGGTACGGCGTGCTCATGGGCATCGGGGTCGTGCTGGGCGTCATCGCCGCCGGCATCCTCACGATGGTCGGCAGCTTCGAGCAGTCGCAGGCGCTCGATGTCGTCTACCCGCCTGGTCAGGTCTTCGGCTTCCTGCTGCTCTGGACCGTGCCGATCGGTCTGGCTCTCGGTGGCGTCGCCGGTCTCGTGCTCGAGCGGATCGCCCGCCGCCACGACCGCGTCGTGAGGGTCGACCGGGAGACCGTGGTCGACGAGGACGACACGACGACCGACCGCGCCTAGGCGAGCTCGGCGATCACCGGGCGGATGGCGGAGTCGAACGCCACGACGTCCCGGCGGAGGCCGTCGGTCACCGCGACCGTGAGGTCGCCGATCCACCAGATCCCGCGCTGCGACAGCGGCAGCACCTGTACGTTCAGCTCGAACGAGTGCGCGCGTCGTCCGATGTCTCGTTCGAACTCCGCGATCGCGCTCGCGTACGCCCGATAAGCGTCTCCGCCCGTGTGGCTCTTCATCGACCCGACGTATCGGTCGTGCGCGGCGTTGGCGTACCGGAGGGCGGTGCCGGCATGCGGACGGATCGCGGTCGAGAGCGCTTCGGCGCCGGTCGCCGGGAGGGCCACCAGGGTGTCGAAACCGTCGATCAGCTCGAGCGGAACGCCGGAGTGGTGGGCCCGCGGCTCCACGGTCATGTCCCAGTAGCCCTGCCACTGCGCCTCGACCTCGGGGGAGGCGTCGGGGGCATCGGGCGCGCGCACGGACAGGTCGCGGAGGGACGGCAGGTCCAGCGGCGCTCTGATGCCCAGCAGCTGGCGCAGGGCGAGCGCGACGAGCACGGGGACGCTCGCGTCTTCGCGGATGAGCCACTGCGGCTTGTCGGCCATGGCCCCATCGTAGGCGGGTGCGGCTACGGTGCGGAGTCCCGGCACGGTAATGCCCTCCGCGAGCCGCGTCAACCCTCGCTGTGATCGCCGCACCCGGGGGTAGACCTGCTCACACGCCGGCGGCCGTCGGCGGGAGTCGAGAGGAAGAACGATGTCGCAGAGCAATGCAGAAGGTGCCGCGGGCAGCGGTACGACCGAGTCTCCGGGCACCGTCCGGACCGCCGCGCATGAGGCCGCGGGTGTCGCCGACACGGCGAAGGGTCAGGCCGCGGACGTCGTCGAGACGGCGAAGGCCGAAGCCGGGGCGGTCGCCCACGAGGCCAAGGACCAGGTGCGCGACCTGTACCACCAGACCAAGACGGAGCTGTCGGAGCAGGCGGCGGTGCAGCAGCGCCGCGTCGCGGACGGACTCCGGTCCGTGGGCGGGGAGCTGGGCACGATGGCGGAGCGTTCCGACGGCGGTGTCGCCGCCGACCTCGTGCGCCAGGCGTCGACGCGTATCCAGGGCATCGCCGGCTGGATCGGCGACCGCGACCCCGGTTCGCTGCTCACCGAGGTGAAGTCCTACGCGCGGGCGAAGCCCGGCACGTTCATCGCGGTGGCCGCGCTCGCCGGTCTCGTCGCCGGCCGGCTGACCAGGGCGCTCTCCGAGGGCGCCGCCGAGTCCGCCTCGTCCGGCGCGGCATCGGGCTCGGGCTCCCCGTCGGGGGCGGGAGCGGCGGCACCCGCGGTCCCGCCGCGTCCCGTCGTCGCCCCGGCGACCACGCCCGGCGCCATCCCCGGCAGCGCGGGCGCCGCGGGAGTGGTCGGAGGCGCGGGGACCGCAGAGAACACCACTCTCGGTGAGCCGCCGCTTCCCACCGACGGCACCGTGCCCGGAGCGCCGGACGGCATGAGCGGCATCGATGCCGGCACCGCCCCGTGGGGCGTCACGCCGCGCGGCGAGACGGTCGACGACGGGGACACCCCGCTCTACGACCGCACGGACGCCGCCTCCCGCGGCACCGATGAAGAGGGGCGACCATGACCGACGCCACCCCCACGCCCTCGGAGCAGAAGGCGGAGACCACGTCACTCGGCGATCTGCTCAGCGAGGTCACCACCGATCTGTCGACCCTCATGCGGCAGGAGCTGGAGCTGGCCAAAGCCGAGCTCAAGCAGTCGGCCACGCGTGCGGGCCGGGGGGCGGGGATGCTCGGCGGAGCGGGATACGGCGCACTGATGGCCGTGTTCTTCCTGTCGGTCGCCCTCTGGTGGGCCCTCGGGGCCTATGTCACCGGCCTCGGCTGGTCGGCCGTGATCGTCGCCGTCATCTGGGCGGTGATCGCGCTCGTCCTGTTCGTGATGGGACGCAAGCAGTTGAAGAGCATCGAAGGGGCTCCGCGCACCGTGGACAGCCTCAAGCGCATCCCTGATGCGGTGAAGAGGAATGAGGAGAACAAATGAGCGATTCACCCGACGCGATCCGCGCCGACATCGAGCGGACCCGAGCGGAGTTCGGCAGGGATGTCGATGCCCTCGCCGACAAGGTCACCCCCTCGAAGGTCGTGCACCGGCAGACGCAGAAGATGAAGGGCGCCGTGCGCTCGGCGGTCGACCGCGTCATGGGCGCCGCCGACGACGCGGGGGACCGACTGGGGGATGCCTCCTCCTCGGTCGCCGACGCCGGACGGCACACCGTGGCCAAGGCGCAGGGCAACCCGCTGGCGGTGGGGCTCATGGCCTTCGCTGCGGGGCTCGTCGTGGCCGCCGTCATCCCCGCCTCCTCGAAGGAGAAGGAACTGGCCGAGGACATCAAGGAGAAGGCCCAGCCTCTCGTCGATGAGGCGACCGACGTCGCCAAGACCATCGGCCAGGACCTCAAGGAGCCGGCACAGGAGGCCTTCGCCGCCGTCAAGGACGAGGCCGCGGGTGCCGCCGCCCACGTCCGTGACGACGCGACCCACGCGGTCGACGAGGTCAAGAGCAGCGCTCAGGACGCTCGCGACAACG includes:
- a CDS encoding phage holin family protein encodes the protein MTDATPTPSEQKAETTSLGDLLSEVTTDLSTLMRQELELAKAELKQSATRAGRGAGMLGGAGYGALMAVFFLSVALWWALGAYVTGLGWSAVIVAVIWAVIALVLFVMGRKQLKSIEGAPRTVDSLKRIPDAVKRNEENK
- a CDS encoding DUF3618 domain-containing protein — its product is MSDSPDAIRADIERTRAEFGRDVDALADKVTPSKVVHRQTQKMKGAVRSAVDRVMGAADDAGDRLGDASSSVADAGRHTVAKAQGNPLAVGLMAFAAGLVVAAVIPASSKEKELAEDIKEKAQPLVDEATDVAKTIGQDLKEPAQEAFAAVKDEAAGAAAHVRDDATHAVDEVKSSAQDARDNVTGGN